A single genomic interval of Novosphingobium ginsenosidimutans harbors:
- the nhaA gene encoding Na+/H+ antiporter NhaA, translating into MPANRHFASRLARALTRLFGGEAGAGLLLILAAVLAMLAANSVLSGAYHALLHAPLPWAPIRKLETAHLWINDAVMAVFFFVVGLEIKRELLVGELSTPAQRRLPVLAAIGGMAVPALIYLAVAGGEPGLARGWAIPAATDIAFAVGVLALLGKRAPPALRLFLLTVAIVDDLGAVAIIALFYTAQLKLAWLGGGAAILAAMALLGRFRVERGWPYVLLAIAAWYCVLHSGVHATVAGVLAAFTIPLKLDHKGDSLLLRMEHALVPWSAYFVVPLFGFANAGVELAGGAGFGALPLGIALGLLLGKPIGILGAILLARAFKLAEPPPASHQQLAGMAMLCGIGFTMSLFIGALAFPGQAALIDEAKLGVLAGSLVSALCGFTLLRFAPQRG; encoded by the coding sequence ATGCCAGCAAATCGCCATTTCGCCTCGCGTCTCGCCCGCGCTCTCACTCGCCTGTTCGGCGGAGAGGCCGGGGCGGGCCTCTTGCTGATCCTGGCCGCCGTTCTGGCGATGCTGGCCGCGAACTCGGTGCTGTCAGGCGCGTACCATGCGCTGCTCCACGCGCCGCTGCCTTGGGCGCCGATCCGCAAGCTGGAAACGGCGCACCTGTGGATCAACGATGCAGTGATGGCGGTGTTCTTCTTCGTCGTCGGGCTGGAGATCAAGCGCGAGCTGCTGGTGGGTGAACTTTCAACCCCCGCGCAGCGCCGCTTGCCGGTGCTGGCGGCGATCGGCGGCATGGCGGTCCCGGCGCTGATCTATCTGGCGGTCGCCGGAGGCGAGCCGGGCCTGGCACGCGGCTGGGCAATCCCCGCGGCGACCGACATTGCCTTTGCCGTCGGCGTCCTGGCGCTGCTGGGCAAGCGCGCCCCGCCGGCCCTGCGGCTCTTCCTGCTGACCGTGGCGATTGTCGATGATCTGGGGGCCGTGGCGATCATCGCGCTGTTCTACACCGCGCAGCTCAAGCTCGCCTGGCTGGGCGGCGGGGCGGCGATCCTGGCGGCGATGGCATTGCTCGGCCGGTTCCGGGTTGAGCGCGGCTGGCCCTATGTCCTGCTGGCGATTGCGGCCTGGTACTGCGTGCTTCACTCCGGCGTCCATGCCACGGTCGCAGGCGTCCTGGCCGCCTTTACCATCCCGCTGAAGCTTGACCACAAGGGCGACAGCCTGCTGCTGCGGATGGAACATGCACTGGTGCCGTGGAGCGCCTATTTCGTGGTGCCGCTGTTCGGTTTTGCCAATGCCGGGGTCGAGCTGGCCGGAGGCGCTGGCTTTGGCGCGCTGCCGCTGGGCATTGCCCTGGGGCTGCTGCTGGGCAAGCCAATCGGCATCCTCGGCGCGATCCTGCTGGCCAGGGCGTTCAAGCTCGCCGAGCCACCGCCCGCGAGCCACCAGCAACTGGCCGGGATGGCCATGCTGTGCGGGATCGGCTTTACCATGAGCCTGTTTATCGGCGCCCTGGCCTTCCCCGGCCAGGCCGCGCTGATCGACGAGGCCAAGCTGGGCGTGCTCGCCGGATCGCTGGTTTCGGCGCTGTGCGGCTTCACCCTGCTGCGGTTTGCCCCGCAGCGGGGCTAA
- a CDS encoding TIGR02186 family protein, whose translation MRRTLFAILCLILLGGARDPILVPEVSQHEIQVRQGFTGTELLLYGAILTPEGSRAGQDYDIVVVLKGPTNAIILREKQRIAGIWVNAASAEFRSAPAFFAVASSKPIDQIVDQKTAAIYELGLPWLQLSPIGAFDPAEQRRFSAGLVERRVREGLYKEDPGGVNVSEQVLYQARIKLPSSVQTGTYTAETFAISKGRVVASAVARVEVRKVGFERLVAQFADDNSFLYGLLAVLVSVGMGIVAGRLFALV comes from the coding sequence TTGCGCAGAACTCTGTTCGCAATCCTCTGCCTGATCCTGCTGGGCGGTGCGCGCGATCCGATCCTGGTGCCCGAGGTTTCGCAGCACGAGATTCAGGTCCGCCAGGGCTTCACCGGCACCGAGCTGCTACTCTACGGCGCGATCCTCACTCCCGAAGGCAGCCGCGCCGGGCAAGACTATGACATCGTTGTGGTGCTCAAGGGGCCGACCAACGCAATTATCCTGCGCGAGAAGCAACGGATCGCCGGGATCTGGGTCAATGCCGCCAGCGCCGAGTTCCGCTCTGCTCCGGCCTTCTTCGCGGTCGCCTCGTCAAAGCCGATCGATCAGATCGTCGACCAGAAGACCGCCGCGATCTATGAACTGGGCCTGCCCTGGCTCCAGCTTTCGCCGATCGGGGCCTTCGATCCCGCCGAGCAGCGCCGCTTTTCTGCCGGTCTGGTCGAACGGCGGGTCCGCGAAGGGCTCTACAAAGAGGACCCGGGCGGCGTGAACGTTAGCGAGCAGGTGCTTTACCAGGCCCGAATCAAGCTGCCATCTTCGGTCCAGACCGGGACCTATACGGCCGAAACCTTTGCGATCAGCAAGGGCCGGGTGGTGGCCTCGGCCGTCGCCAGGGTCGAAGTGCGCAAGGTCGGGTTTGAGCGGCTGGTTGCGCAGTTCGCCGATGACAACAGTTTTCTTTACGGCCTCCTCGCGGTGCTGGTCTCGGTCGGTATGGGGATTGTTGCTGGCCGGCTGTTTGCTCTCGTTTAA
- a CDS encoding sulfite exporter TauE/SafE family protein, protein MDVYLPIANLAVNGLVIVALGALTGILSGMFGVGGGFLTTPLMIFYGIPPTVAAASAASQVTGASVSGVFAHARRGGVDYHMGGVMVAGGVIGTGIGAMLFRILQQWGQIDIVINLLYVGLLGTIGTLMARESWQAVKAQRTGVPLPARKRRHHPMVANLPLRWRFYRSGLYISPLAPLLLGVFTGILTMLMGIGGGFVLVPAMLYILGMSANVVVGTSLFQILFVTMITTMMHALTTKAVDIVLAVLLLIGSVSGAQIGSQLAQKLPAERLRFVLAAVVLLVALRMLIGLAWQPDEIYTDSPL, encoded by the coding sequence ATGGACGTCTACCTTCCCATTGCCAATCTGGCGGTCAACGGCCTGGTCATTGTCGCGCTTGGCGCACTGACCGGGATTCTGTCCGGCATGTTCGGGGTGGGCGGCGGATTCCTGACCACGCCGCTGATGATCTTCTATGGCATCCCGCCCACGGTCGCCGCTGCCTCTGCCGCCAGCCAGGTAACGGGAGCTTCGGTCTCAGGTGTGTTCGCCCACGCCCGGCGTGGCGGGGTCGATTACCACATGGGCGGCGTGATGGTGGCGGGCGGGGTGATTGGCACCGGCATCGGGGCGATGCTGTTCCGGATCCTGCAGCAATGGGGCCAGATCGATATTGTCATCAACCTGCTCTACGTCGGGCTGCTCGGCACGATCGGCACGCTGATGGCGCGGGAAAGCTGGCAGGCGGTCAAGGCCCAGCGCACGGGCGTGCCGCTGCCGGCGCGCAAACGGCGTCACCATCCGATGGTTGCCAACCTGCCGCTGCGCTGGCGGTTCTACCGCTCGGGCCTGTACATCTCGCCGCTCGCACCGCTGCTGCTGGGCGTGTTCACCGGGATCCTGACCATGCTGATGGGCATCGGCGGCGGCTTCGTGCTGGTTCCGGCGATGCTCTACATCCTGGGGATGAGTGCCAACGTCGTGGTCGGCACCTCGCTGTTCCAGATCCTGTTCGTCACCATGATCACCACGATGATGCACGCGCTGACCACCAAGGCGGTTGATATCGTCCTTGCAGTCCTGCTGCTGATCGGTTCGGTCTCCGGCGCGCAGATCGGCTCGCAGCTTGCACAAAAGCTGCCGGCCGAGCGGCTCCGGTTCGTCCTTGCCGCGGTTGTCCTCCTCGTCGCGCTGCGCATGCTGATCGGCCTCGCCTGGCAGCCGGACGAGATCTACACGGATAGCCCGCTATGA
- a CDS encoding metallophosphoesterase, which produces MFSRLRQFLGAALPAPTAAIPAGQRVYAVGDIHGRADLFEALIAAIEADDAARRPAATTVILLGDLIDRGPDSAGVLRRARDWQQRRPVRILMGNHEEMFLAALRKPSVMGPFLRFGGRETLLSYPIDPAAYSRAGIEEVIELAQAAIPQADIDFVSGFEDQVMIGDYHFVHAGVRPGIALGDQKIGDLRWIREPFLDHADDFGAVVVHGHTITDRPDFRTNRIGIDTGAYSSGRLTALGLEGTTRWLLTAEASDGAVRVRTED; this is translated from the coding sequence ATGTTTTCCCGTCTGCGCCAGTTCCTTGGGGCCGCCCTGCCGGCCCCCACCGCCGCGATTCCGGCCGGCCAGCGGGTCTATGCCGTGGGTGACATCCATGGCCGCGCCGACCTGTTCGAAGCGCTGATCGCGGCGATCGAGGCTGACGATGCCGCGCGCCGGCCGGCAGCGACGACGGTGATTCTGCTGGGCGACCTGATCGACCGCGGCCCCGACAGTGCCGGTGTCCTGCGCCGGGCGCGCGACTGGCAGCAACGCCGCCCGGTCCGGATCCTGATGGGCAATCACGAGGAGATGTTCCTCGCTGCGCTGCGCAAGCCCAGCGTGATGGGCCCCTTCCTGCGCTTTGGCGGGCGCGAGACGCTGCTGTCCTATCCGATCGATCCGGCTGCCTATAGCCGCGCCGGGATCGAGGAAGTCATTGAACTGGCACAGGCAGCAATCCCGCAGGCTGACATCGATTTCGTGAGCGGTTTTGAGGACCAGGTGATGATCGGAGACTATCACTTCGTCCACGCCGGCGTGCGCCCGGGGATTGCCCTGGGCGACCAGAAGATCGGCGACCTGCGCTGGATTCGCGAGCCGTTTCTCGATCACGCCGATGATTTCGGAGCCGTGGTCGTCCACGGTCATACCATTACGGACCGGCCCGATTTCCGCACCAACCGGATCGGCATCGATACCGGGGCCTACAGCAGCGGGCGGTTGACTGCGCTGGGGCTGGAAGGAACAACCCGCTGGCTGCTAACGGCAGAGGCGAGCGATGGCGCGGTGCGCGTCAGGACAGAGGACTAG
- a CDS encoding UDP-glucose dehydrogenase family protein, translating into MKIAMVGSGYVGLVSGACFADFGHEVVCIDKDPAKIESLRAGVMPIYEPGLAELVGSNVKAGRLSFTTDLAEGIAGAAAIFIAVGTPSRRGDGHADLSYVYAVAEEIGQNLKNDAVVVTKSTVPVGTGDEVERILKEANLPVRIAVASNPEFLREGAAIGDFKHPDRIVVGTDDDWARQVMSEVYRPLFLNKSPLLFTSRRSSELIKYAANAFLAVKITFINEMADLCEKVGADVQDVSRGIGMDGRIGSKFLHAGPGYGGSCFPKDTLALLKTAEDYEAPTRIVEAVVKVNDSRKRAMGRKVIEALGGIDAARGKKVAMLGLTFKPNTDDMRDSPSIAIAMALADAGVNVAAYDPEGMELAKPLMPEVAMQPNAYAAIEGADAVVIVTEWDAFRALDLDKVRKLAKAPVLVDLRNIYDPAEVRAKGFAYSSVGRA; encoded by the coding sequence ATGAAGATTGCAATGGTCGGCTCGGGCTATGTGGGCCTGGTTTCGGGCGCCTGCTTTGCCGATTTCGGGCACGAGGTGGTCTGCATCGACAAGGACCCGGCGAAGATCGAGAGCCTGCGGGCCGGCGTGATGCCGATCTACGAGCCGGGCCTGGCGGAGCTGGTCGGATCGAACGTCAAGGCGGGGCGCCTGTCGTTCACCACGGACCTGGCCGAAGGAATCGCCGGGGCCGCGGCGATCTTCATCGCGGTCGGCACCCCCAGCCGCCGCGGCGATGGCCATGCCGACCTGTCCTATGTCTATGCCGTGGCCGAGGAGATCGGCCAGAACCTGAAGAACGATGCCGTGGTCGTCACCAAATCGACTGTCCCGGTCGGCACCGGTGATGAGGTGGAGCGGATCCTCAAGGAAGCGAACCTCCCGGTCCGCATCGCGGTTGCCTCCAATCCCGAGTTCCTGCGCGAAGGCGCGGCAATCGGCGATTTCAAGCACCCGGACCGGATCGTGGTCGGCACTGACGATGACTGGGCGCGCCAGGTGATGAGCGAGGTCTATCGCCCGCTGTTCCTCAACAAGTCGCCGCTGCTGTTCACCAGCCGGCGTTCGAGCGAGCTGATCAAGTACGCCGCCAATGCCTTCCTGGCGGTCAAGATCACCTTCATCAATGAGATGGCCGACCTGTGCGAAAAGGTCGGCGCCGATGTCCAGGATGTCAGCCGCGGAATCGGCATGGACGGGCGGATCGGGTCCAAGTTCCTCCACGCCGGGCCGGGCTATGGCGGTTCGTGCTTCCCCAAGGACACGCTTGCCCTGCTCAAGACCGCCGAGGACTATGAGGCCCCGACCCGAATCGTCGAGGCGGTGGTCAAGGTCAACGACAGCCGCAAGCGGGCGATGGGCCGCAAGGTGATCGAGGCGCTGGGCGGGATCGACGCCGCGCGCGGCAAGAAGGTTGCCATGCTGGGTCTGACCTTCAAACCCAACACCGATGACATGCGCGACAGCCCCTCGATCGCCATCGCCATGGCCCTGGCCGATGCCGGGGTAAACGTTGCCGCCTATGACCCCGAAGGGATGGAGCTGGCCAAGCCGCTGATGCCCGAGGTCGCGATGCAGCCCAATGCCTATGCCGCGATCGAAGGTGCCGATGCCGTGGTGATCGTGACCGAATGGGACGCCTTCCGCGCGCTCGATCTGGACAAGGTCCGCAAGCTGGCCAAGGCCCCCGTGCTGGTTGACCTGCGCAACATCTATGACCCGGCCGAAGTCCGCGCCAAGGGCTTTGCCTATTCCAGCGTCGGGCGCGCCTGA
- a CDS encoding TorF family putative porin, whose protein sequence is MLTSVRSLLAATLIAGSAFAASPALAEDTDPPSDFTVTGNAAIVTDYRFRGLSLSGGDFAVQGSINVNHSSGLYIGTWASSLEQDALDIYGSTEVDVYAGWTGKVSSALTADVGLLYYVYPGGSFGDGNVFEPYASLTAAIGPASAKFGLNYAWKQDSLGGDDNLYLYSDWSLAVPSTPITVTAHAGYTDGALSPKRLTLSGTGGGWDYSLGASATLYKGLSIGVAYVGVDGASINSFSNDAVVGTLKYSF, encoded by the coding sequence ATGCTCACGTCCGTCCGTAGCCTTCTGGCTGCAACCCTTATCGCTGGCTCTGCTTTTGCAGCCAGCCCGGCTCTGGCCGAAGATACCGATCCGCCTTCGGACTTCACCGTTACTGGCAACGCTGCCATCGTCACCGACTACCGCTTCCGCGGCCTGTCGCTTTCGGGTGGTGATTTTGCGGTCCAGGGCTCGATCAACGTCAACCACTCGTCGGGTCTCTACATCGGCACCTGGGCCTCTAGCCTGGAGCAAGACGCGCTCGACATCTACGGTTCAACCGAAGTTGACGTCTATGCCGGCTGGACCGGCAAGGTCAGCAGCGCGCTGACGGCCGATGTCGGCCTGCTCTATTACGTCTATCCCGGCGGCAGCTTCGGCGATGGTAACGTGTTCGAGCCTTACGCCTCGCTCACCGCCGCGATCGGCCCGGCCAGCGCCAAGTTCGGTCTGAACTATGCCTGGAAGCAGGATTCGCTGGGTGGTGATGACAACCTCTATCTCTACAGCGACTGGTCGCTGGCCGTGCCGAGCACGCCGATCACCGTGACCGCCCATGCCGGTTACACCGACGGCGCGCTTTCGCCCAAGCGGCTGACGCTGTCCGGCACCGGTGGCGGCTGGGACTACAGCCTTGGCGCCAGCGCGACGCTCTACAAGGGCCTGTCGATCGGCGTCGCCTATGTCGGCGTCGATGGGGCTTCGATCAACAGCTTCTCGAACGATGCTGTGGTCGGCACGCTCAAGTACAGCTTCTAA
- a CDS encoding glycosyl transferase family protein has protein sequence MTGSAGEIGWALEALLLAERELLLFAGFWIAVGLADELAVDLSWLWLKLTGRARTRTLPAGFGRAPLAGPIAVFIPAFAESAVIGVTIRHLLGVWPQAALRLYVGCYRNDPATLAAAAAAANGDPRLRLVLLDGDGPTTKAHCLNRLYAALQADEQRSAQRFRGVIMHDAEDMVHPAALQAIDAALAAVDFVQLPVRPVMGYGNGWICGHYADEFAESHAKAMVVRNALGLGLPAAGVGCGLSRAALERLAESQQEHGVAGPFSPDALTEDYEFGLALSKGGRGSAFLRLRAADGSLVATGSCFPETLAKAVRQKTRWIHGIAFQGWDRIGWSTNPLECWMALRDRRGPMTALVLAAAYALFALDALLVLAQVAQLAPGVPLTPVHRALLGLGLAGLVWRALFKAWFVGREYGWGEGLRAVLRIPLGNVIAIMAGRRALLGYARSLGGAPVTWDKTEHVAHPAARPMREAAV, from the coding sequence ATGACCGGATCGGCAGGCGAAATCGGCTGGGCGCTTGAAGCGCTGCTGCTGGCAGAGCGAGAGCTTCTGCTGTTCGCCGGGTTCTGGATAGCGGTCGGCCTGGCCGATGAACTGGCGGTCGATCTGTCATGGCTGTGGCTTAAGCTGACCGGACGGGCCCGCACCCGTACCTTGCCAGCTGGTTTTGGCAGGGCTCCTTTGGCCGGACCGATCGCCGTGTTCATTCCGGCCTTTGCCGAAAGCGCGGTGATCGGGGTGACGATCCGGCACCTGCTGGGGGTCTGGCCCCAGGCCGCGCTGCGGCTCTATGTCGGGTGCTATCGCAACGATCCCGCCACCCTGGCGGCGGCCGCCGCTGCGGCGAATGGCGATCCGCGGCTGCGGCTGGTGTTGTTGGACGGCGATGGCCCCACGACCAAGGCCCACTGTCTCAACCGGCTCTATGCCGCGCTGCAAGCAGATGAGCAGCGCAGCGCCCAACGGTTTCGGGGAGTGATCATGCACGATGCCGAAGACATGGTGCACCCGGCCGCGCTCCAAGCGATTGACGCGGCGCTGGCAGCGGTCGATTTCGTGCAACTGCCGGTCCGGCCCGTGATGGGTTATGGCAACGGCTGGATCTGCGGGCATTATGCCGACGAATTTGCCGAAAGCCATGCCAAGGCAATGGTGGTGCGCAATGCGCTGGGCCTGGGGCTGCCGGCGGCCGGGGTGGGCTGCGGCCTGTCACGTGCCGCGCTGGAGCGGTTGGCCGAAAGCCAGCAGGAGCATGGCGTTGCCGGGCCGTTTTCGCCCGATGCCCTGACCGAGGACTATGAGTTTGGCCTCGCCTTGTCGAAAGGCGGGCGGGGCAGCGCCTTTCTGCGGTTGCGCGCGGCCGATGGCAGCCTGGTCGCCACGGGCAGCTGCTTTCCCGAAACGCTGGCTAAGGCGGTGCGGCAGAAGACGCGCTGGATCCATGGTATTGCGTTCCAGGGCTGGGACCGGATCGGCTGGAGCACAAATCCGCTGGAATGCTGGATGGCGCTGCGCGATCGGCGCGGGCCGATGACCGCGCTGGTTCTGGCCGCTGCCTATGCGCTGTTCGCGCTCGATGCGCTACTGGTCCTGGCCCAGGTTGCGCAGCTGGCGCCCGGCGTGCCGTTGACCCCGGTGCACCGCGCCCTCTTGGGCCTGGGCCTGGCCGGACTGGTCTGGCGGGCGCTGTTCAAGGCGTGGTTTGTCGGTCGCGAATATGGCTGGGGTGAAGGTCTGCGCGCCGTGCTGCGAATTCCGCTTGGCAATGTCATTGCGATAATGGCCGGACGCCGCGCGTTGTTGGGCTATGCCCGCAGCCTGGGCGGCGCACCGGTGACCTGGGACAAGACCGAGCATGTGGCCCACCCCGCCGCCAGACCCATGCGGGAAGCAGCGGTATGA
- a CDS encoding VOC family protein yields MTRYLHTMIRVTDPDATIAFFGLIGLHEVRRYSSEQGRFTLIFLAAPGQEGLAEIELTYNWPPEGGAGESYTGGRNFGHLAYRVENIYATCQALLDAGHTIHRPPRDGHMAFVKSPDGISVELLQDGNLPPQEPWASMPNVGSW; encoded by the coding sequence GTGACCCGTTACCTGCACACCATGATCCGCGTGACCGATCCCGATGCGACGATCGCCTTCTTCGGGCTGATTGGCCTGCACGAAGTGCGGCGCTATTCCAGCGAGCAGGGGCGCTTCACCTTGATCTTCCTGGCTGCGCCCGGACAGGAAGGTCTGGCTGAGATCGAGCTGACCTACAACTGGCCGCCGGAAGGCGGAGCGGGCGAATCCTATACCGGCGGACGCAATTTCGGGCACCTCGCTTATCGGGTCGAGAATATCTACGCCACCTGCCAGGCGCTGCTGGATGCCGGCCATACGATCCACCGCCCGCCACGTGATGGGCACATGGCCTTCGTGAAATCGCCCGACGGCATTTCAGTCGAGCTGCTGCAGGATGGGAATCTGCCGCCGCAGGAGCCCTGGGCTTCGATGCCCAACGTCGGCAGCTGGTAA
- a CDS encoding SIMPL domain-containing protein has translation MSDHNADLPVAASRFWHDPVTRRWLASAGVLTLGLIAGGYLLGNGLVRAKDADRSVTVRGLAEREVTADLATWTIAYSASAPDLATAQASVDRDSESIRAFFRELGFPAGELQPTGVNVNQFSENGVQRFTVRQRMTLRSTDIKRAQAAVRRQFELVRRGVVLEEGSGIAFTYTKLNAIKPEMVAAATKDARASAEQFAKDSGTSVGNIKSATQGYFEVTARDGDSGGGWGVSDTPYKKVRVVTTVDFYLR, from the coding sequence ATGTCCGATCATAACGCCGATCTGCCCGTCGCCGCCAGCCGTTTCTGGCATGACCCGGTCACCCGCCGCTGGTTGGCCAGCGCCGGCGTGCTGACCCTGGGGCTGATCGCGGGCGGCTATCTGCTGGGCAACGGCCTGGTGCGGGCCAAGGATGCGGACCGTTCGGTCACCGTACGCGGCCTGGCCGAGCGCGAGGTGACGGCCGACCTGGCCACGTGGACGATCGCCTATTCCGCTTCTGCCCCGGACCTGGCGACGGCCCAGGCCAGCGTCGACCGCGATTCGGAATCGATCCGCGCCTTCTTCCGCGAGCTGGGCTTTCCAGCGGGCGAGCTCCAGCCGACTGGGGTCAACGTCAACCAGTTCAGCGAGAACGGGGTTCAGCGGTTCACCGTGCGCCAGCGGATGACGCTGCGCAGCACCGACATCAAGCGCGCCCAGGCTGCCGTGCGGCGCCAGTTCGAACTGGTCCGGCGCGGGGTGGTGCTGGAGGAAGGGTCTGGCATCGCCTTCACCTATACCAAGCTCAACGCGATCAAGCCGGAGATGGTGGCCGCTGCCACCAAGGATGCCCGCGCCTCGGCCGAACAGTTCGCCAAGGACAGCGGCACCAGTGTCGGCAATATCAAGAGCGCGACCCAGGGCTATTTCGAAGTCACCGCGCGCGATGGCGATTCGGGCGGCGGTTGGGGCGTTTCGGACACGCCGTACAAGAAGGTGCGGGTCGTCACGACGGTGGATTTCTATCTTAGATAG
- a CDS encoding serine hydrolase domain-containing protein: MRKRTIALGALGAVLLAGGGWYASLDQETRGLLGALPTNRDVLMWQLDQRDAAFRAMDRLPVLATASEIAPSATPLPLPAGKPLTIPGIDDYMAKQRSAGIVILQDGKVRFEKYGLGFGPEGRWTSFSVAKSFTSTLVGAAIQDGYIKSLEDKVSQYIPGLKGSAYDDVSIRQLLTMSSGVQWNEDYEDPNADVAKFNNAEPEDGLDATVSYMRKLPRAHPPGEVWHYNTGETNLIGVLVSSATRKPLAAYLQEKVWQPAGMEAKATWLQGKTGHEIAGCCIQAATRDYARFGLFVLANGKAGDKQIVPADWFAQATVKQKDIGEPGHGYGFQWWTYDDGAVAAQGIFGQGIFIDPKRRLVIASNANWTRATKGPEPEAREAFYKQVQALIDAEQAR; encoded by the coding sequence ATGCGCAAACGGACCATTGCCCTCGGCGCGCTGGGCGCCGTGCTGCTGGCGGGCGGCGGATGGTATGCCAGCCTCGATCAGGAAACGCGCGGCCTGCTGGGCGCTCTGCCGACCAATCGCGACGTGCTGATGTGGCAGCTCGATCAGCGCGATGCCGCCTTCCGGGCGATGGACCGCCTGCCGGTGCTGGCGACCGCAAGCGAGATCGCGCCGTCCGCCACCCCCCTGCCGCTGCCCGCTGGCAAGCCGCTGACCATCCCCGGCATCGACGACTATATGGCCAAGCAGCGTTCGGCCGGGATCGTGATCCTGCAGGACGGCAAGGTGCGGTTCGAGAAATATGGCCTGGGCTTCGGCCCGGAAGGGCGCTGGACCAGCTTCTCCGTCGCCAAGTCGTTCACTTCCACGCTGGTCGGCGCGGCGATCCAGGATGGCTATATCAAGAGCCTGGAAGACAAGGTCAGCCAGTATATCCCGGGCCTCAAGGGTTCGGCCTATGACGATGTTTCGATCCGCCAGCTGCTGACGATGAGTTCGGGCGTCCAGTGGAACGAAGACTATGAGGATCCGAACGCCGACGTTGCCAAGTTCAACAATGCCGAACCGGAGGACGGCCTCGATGCGACGGTCAGCTACATGCGCAAGCTTCCCCGCGCGCACCCGCCGGGCGAGGTCTGGCATTACAACACCGGCGAAACCAACCTGATCGGCGTGCTGGTCAGCTCGGCCACCAGGAAGCCGCTGGCAGCATACCTGCAAGAAAAGGTCTGGCAGCCCGCCGGCATGGAAGCCAAGGCCACCTGGCTGCAGGGCAAGACCGGGCACGAGATTGCCGGCTGCTGCATTCAGGCTGCGACGCGCGACTATGCCCGCTTCGGCCTGTTCGTGCTGGCGAATGGCAAGGCGGGCGACAAGCAGATCGTGCCGGCGGACTGGTTCGCCCAGGCCACCGTCAAGCAGAAGGACATCGGCGAGCCGGGGCATGGCTATGGCTTCCAGTGGTGGACCTATGACGACGGCGCCGTCGCCGCGCAGGGGATCTTCGGCCAGGGCATCTTCATCGATCCCAAGCGGCGCCTGGTAATCGCCTCCAACGCCAACTGGACCCGCGCCACCAAGGGCCCGGAGCCGGAGGCGCGCGAGGCGTTCTACAAGCAGGTCCAGGCGCTGATTGATGCGGAGCAGGCGCGGTAA